In one Alteribacter lacisalsi genomic region, the following are encoded:
- a CDS encoding bile acid:sodium symporter family protein, with translation MKILETISATAGRYFAVWVIAVAVIAYFIPEPFLGLGAYITILLGVVMFGMGLTLKPVDFKLVVKKPVPVIFGVAVQYVVMPLLALAIAFILNLPPELAAGLVLLGSVPGGTASNVMVYLAKGNLALSVAMTSFSTMLAPILTPLILLALAGQWLPVDPMAMFVSIVQVIIIPIALGILIRRLFPAAVNKSASVIPLISVIAIIIIVSAVVSGNVESIAASGLLIFTAVLLHNLGGLFFGYLAAFLMRLDESKRRAISIEVGMQNSGLGVALATAHFGPLAALPNVIAAVWHNISGPILATIWSKKPVEREENPDLQTRVKKTGT, from the coding sequence ATGAAAATCCTTGAAACGATAAGTGCAACAGCAGGACGATATTTTGCGGTCTGGGTCATTGCTGTTGCCGTTATTGCCTACTTTATCCCGGAGCCGTTTTTAGGGCTCGGAGCCTATATTACGATATTGCTTGGTGTCGTGATGTTCGGGATGGGACTTACCTTAAAGCCGGTTGATTTTAAATTGGTTGTCAAGAAGCCGGTACCCGTCATCTTCGGAGTAGCCGTCCAGTATGTGGTAATGCCCCTCCTGGCTCTGGCTATTGCTTTTATCCTGAACCTGCCTCCTGAACTGGCTGCAGGGCTTGTACTTCTGGGGTCCGTGCCTGGTGGAACAGCATCCAATGTCATGGTGTATCTGGCAAAAGGGAACCTTGCCTTATCCGTAGCGATGACGTCCTTTTCCACGATGCTGGCACCGATATTAACACCGCTCATCCTGCTGGCACTGGCGGGGCAGTGGCTGCCTGTGGACCCGATGGCCATGTTTGTGTCCATCGTTCAGGTGATCATTATTCCAATTGCACTCGGTATTCTGATCCGCAGGCTTTTCCCTGCTGCGGTAAATAAAAGTGCTTCCGTCATTCCGCTCATATCTGTTATTGCCATTATTATTATTGTTTCCGCGGTCGTAAGCGGCAACGTGGAAAGCATTGCTGCTTCCGGACTTCTGATTTTCACAGCCGTTCTTCTCCACAATCTGGGTGGGCTGTTCTTTGGTTATCTGGCCGCGTTTCTTATGCGTCTGGATGAAAGTAAAAGACGGGCGATTTCCATTGAAGTGGGGATGCAGAACTCCGGTCTCGGTGTCGCGCTGGCCACGGCCCATTTCGGTCCTTTAGCGGCGCTGCCAAACGTGATTGCCGCGGTCTGGCACAACATTTCCGGGCCGATTTTGGCCACAATCTGGTCAAAGAAACCTGTGGAACGAGAAGAAAACCCTGATCTGCAGACACGGGTGAAGAAGACAGGAACATAA
- a CDS encoding FAD-binding oxidoreductase translates to MKTSENQLLEELKGVLRDDQVSVNETVLAQHSKDESYHKESLPDIVVFPESTEQVSEIIKVADRTSTPVIPFGLGTSLEGHVIPYDKGITVDFSQMNKVLEIREKDFLVKVQPGVTRSQLNKELKKYGLFFSVDPGADATLGGMAATNASGTTSVKYGVMEDQIRSLEVVLPDGETIQTGNLAQKSSSGYNLNSLYTGSEGTLGCITELTLKVYGIPENIAAARASFPTVNDAVEAVVSILQAGVSIARVELVDEPSIRQVNLFSETEYKEKATLFLEFHGNEPGLNHDVAFTEEIVADHNCEEVFFEKDNAARNKLWEARHNLAYAFVHGNPGKKLMVTDVCVPISELAGAIRHGRETIDELGVDAGIVGHVGDGNYHALLMIDINNAEEVSKANRFNEAIVEYALACGGTCTGEHGVGIGKMKYLRKEHDKALDVMQALKAALDPKGIMNPNKLVPGKGDSL, encoded by the coding sequence ATGAAAACGAGTGAAAATCAGCTGCTTGAGGAGCTGAAAGGTGTTTTAAGAGACGATCAGGTTTCGGTGAATGAAACCGTGCTTGCACAGCATAGTAAAGATGAGTCCTATCATAAGGAGAGTCTGCCTGATATTGTCGTGTTTCCGGAAAGCACGGAGCAGGTCAGTGAGATTATTAAAGTCGCGGACCGCACGTCCACACCTGTGATTCCTTTTGGTCTCGGGACGAGCCTTGAGGGGCATGTGATCCCGTATGACAAGGGAATCACGGTTGATTTTTCCCAGATGAATAAGGTGCTGGAAATCAGAGAGAAGGACTTTCTTGTCAAAGTGCAGCCGGGGGTGACCCGCTCGCAGTTGAATAAGGAACTTAAAAAATACGGATTGTTCTTTTCGGTGGATCCGGGAGCGGATGCGACCCTTGGAGGTATGGCTGCCACAAATGCGAGCGGGACCACTTCTGTGAAGTACGGTGTGATGGAGGACCAGATCCGCAGTCTGGAAGTGGTGCTGCCGGACGGAGAGACGATCCAGACCGGAAATCTGGCTCAAAAGTCGAGCTCCGGCTACAATTTGAACAGTCTTTACACAGGGTCGGAGGGAACACTCGGCTGTATAACCGAGCTGACATTGAAAGTGTATGGAATCCCCGAAAATATTGCAGCCGCCCGGGCTTCTTTTCCCACTGTCAACGATGCGGTGGAAGCCGTCGTTTCCATTTTACAGGCGGGCGTATCCATCGCCAGGGTGGAGCTTGTGGACGAGCCTTCGATCAGACAGGTCAACCTGTTCAGTGAGACGGAATATAAGGAAAAAGCGACGCTGTTCCTGGAATTCCATGGGAATGAACCTGGACTCAATCACGATGTGGCGTTTACCGAGGAAATCGTCGCGGACCATAACTGTGAAGAGGTGTTTTTTGAAAAAGATAATGCCGCCAGAAACAAGCTGTGGGAGGCACGGCATAATTTGGCTTACGCCTTTGTCCATGGTAATCCCGGTAAAAAACTGATGGTTACGGACGTATGTGTGCCCATTTCGGAACTGGCAGGGGCGATCCGTCACGGAAGAGAGACTATTGATGAGTTAGGTGTGGATGCAGGCATTGTGGGACACGTTGGTGACGGTAACTACCACGCGCTTCTCATGATTGACATAAACAATGCAGAGGAAGTGAGTAAAGCCAACCGGTTTAATGAGGCGATTGTGGAGTATGCCCTGGCATGCGGTGGCACGTGTACCGGTGAGCATGGTGTGGGCATCGGGAAGATGAAATATCTCCGTAAGGAACACGATAAAGCGCTGGACGTGATGCAGGCGCTCAAGGCGGCTCTCGATCCAAAAGGCATTATGAACCCGAACAAGCTTGTTCCGGGGAAAGGAGACAGCCTATGA
- a CDS encoding methionine ABC transporter ATP-binding protein — protein sequence MITFDNVSKTYEGNEGTVTAVKDVSFTVNKGDIFGVIGFSGAGKSTLVRCVNLLEEPTAGEVRVNGRDMKSLSAKELREARKKIGMIFQHFNLCESKTVYANIAISLQLSKTPKAEVKKRVMDLLSFVGLSDKADSYPDQLSGGQKQRVGIARALATSPEVLLCDEATSALDPQTTKSILDLLKKVNREFGITILIITHEMPVIRDICNRVAVMENGEVIESGSVFDLFSRPKASTTKNFVSSVMQDKLPASVLTQLQTDGKNHHIYRILFEGEMASQPVLSRLGRQFDLEVNVLHGHITELQEKAFGNLIVELNGEPKQIQGAVSFIGENFTIREVDIHEGY from the coding sequence ATGATAACCTTCGACAACGTCTCAAAAACGTATGAAGGAAATGAAGGAACAGTAACAGCAGTCAAAGACGTGTCGTTTACCGTAAATAAAGGGGATATCTTTGGTGTGATCGGATTCAGCGGTGCAGGAAAAAGTACTCTCGTCCGGTGTGTAAACCTTCTTGAGGAACCTACTGCAGGAGAGGTAAGGGTCAACGGACGGGATATGAAAAGCCTTTCGGCAAAAGAGCTGAGAGAAGCCAGGAAGAAAATCGGCATGATATTTCAGCACTTTAACTTGTGTGAATCCAAAACCGTCTATGCAAATATCGCCATTTCCCTGCAGCTGAGCAAAACGCCGAAAGCGGAAGTGAAAAAGAGAGTTATGGATCTCCTGTCCTTTGTTGGTCTCAGCGACAAAGCTGACAGCTACCCTGATCAGCTTTCAGGAGGTCAGAAGCAGCGGGTAGGTATAGCCCGGGCGTTGGCTACTTCACCGGAAGTGCTGTTGTGTGACGAAGCAACATCGGCTCTTGATCCACAGACTACAAAATCGATCCTTGATCTGCTTAAAAAAGTAAATCGTGAATTTGGTATTACCATACTTATCATCACACACGAAATGCCGGTCATCCGTGATATCTGTAACAGGGTGGCCGTAATGGAAAATGGGGAAGTCATCGAGTCAGGCAGCGTATTTGACCTTTTTTCACGGCCTAAGGCATCCACGACGAAAAACTTTGTCAGCTCTGTGATGCAGGACAAGCTCCCGGCATCGGTCCTGACTCAGTTACAGACAGACGGCAAAAACCATCATATCTACAGGATTCTCTTTGAAGGAGAGATGGCCAGTCAGCCTGTCCTGTCAAGATTGGGCAGGCAGTTTGATCTGGAAGTGAACGTCCTGCACGGGCATATTACTGAGCTTCAGGAAAAGGCGTTCGGCAACCTGATTGTCGAATTAAACGGCGAGCCAAAGCAGATTCAAGGGGCTGTCTCGTTTATCGGAGAGAATTTCACTATAAGGGAGGTGGACATCCATGAGGGATACTGA
- a CDS encoding methionine ABC transporter permease encodes MRDTDWSTFWVRVWEATLETLAMTAFPLVFASLIGIPLGVAVVVTRKGQLFEHRVAFVILNTIVNMVRSVPFIILLVALIPLTRLIVGTTIGTTAAMVPLVIFAAPFIARLVESSLLEVDPGVTEAAKSMGATPWQIIFRFLIPEALSSLVLNLTIATVGLVGASAMAGAIGSGGLGDLAIAYGYQRFHTDVMIVTVILLIIIVQVIQAGGNHLSRAIRRR; translated from the coding sequence ATGAGGGATACTGATTGGAGTACGTTTTGGGTCCGGGTGTGGGAAGCCACCCTTGAAACCCTGGCAATGACAGCTTTTCCATTAGTTTTTGCCAGCCTGATCGGAATTCCACTCGGGGTAGCGGTCGTTGTCACACGAAAGGGTCAGTTATTCGAACACAGAGTGGCCTTTGTCATTTTAAATACCATTGTTAACATGGTCCGTTCCGTTCCGTTTATTATTCTGCTGGTTGCACTTATCCCATTAACAAGGCTGATCGTAGGCACAACGATTGGCACGACGGCAGCCATGGTTCCCCTGGTTATATTCGCGGCACCATTTATTGCCCGTCTTGTTGAAAGCAGCCTCCTGGAAGTCGATCCAGGCGTGACCGAAGCGGCCAAGTCCATGGGAGCAACCCCGTGGCAGATTATTTTTAGGTTTTTAATTCCCGAGGCGCTGAGCTCACTTGTGCTCAACTTAACCATTGCCACGGTAGGTCTTGTAGGAGCCTCTGCCATGGCAGGCGCAATCGGTTCCGGCGGCCTTGGAGACCTGGCAATCGCTTATGGATATCAGCGCTTCCACACAGACGTTATGATCGTAACGGTTATTCTGCTTATTATTATCGTTCAGGTTATTCAGGCAGGAGGAAACCACTTATCACGGGCAATCCGCCGGAGATAA
- a CDS encoding MetQ/NlpA family ABC transporter substrate-binding protein, giving the protein MKKVLITALSALSLTALAACGGGEGDENTVTVGVNGSGIPLWEYMADKAEEEGITIEIQEFSDYVRPNMALADGEVDFNAFQTISYFDNFIEEHNLDLEPIAGTYIAPMGLYSDKYESHEEIPEGATVAVPQEETNQGRALLLLQEAGFIELPENFDGIGDASDIVENHHDLNIEEVQAAHTPRVIPDVDASVINNGVAVEAGYIPVNDAIFIEDADGAAAYVNILAVQAEDQDNETLQRIAELYHEEDTQEFIIDLYENSLLPTFIDDMDELREY; this is encoded by the coding sequence ATGAAGAAGGTACTAATCACAGCGTTATCAGCATTATCTCTTACAGCACTTGCCGCCTGCGGAGGTGGAGAAGGCGACGAAAACACAGTAACAGTCGGTGTAAACGGATCAGGCATCCCATTGTGGGAGTACATGGCTGATAAAGCAGAAGAAGAAGGCATAACAATAGAAATCCAGGAATTCTCCGACTATGTAAGACCGAACATGGCACTGGCTGATGGAGAAGTAGATTTTAATGCATTTCAGACGATTTCCTATTTTGATAATTTTATTGAAGAACACAACCTGGACCTGGAGCCGATTGCAGGAACGTATATTGCACCAATGGGTCTTTATTCCGATAAATACGAATCTCACGAAGAGATCCCGGAAGGCGCTACGGTTGCCGTCCCGCAGGAGGAAACGAACCAGGGACGTGCGCTTCTCCTGCTTCAGGAAGCAGGATTTATTGAACTGCCGGAAAACTTTGACGGTATTGGAGATGCCAGTGACATCGTGGAAAACCACCATGACCTGAACATTGAAGAAGTACAGGCTGCCCACACACCACGCGTCATTCCAGATGTGGATGCATCTGTAATCAATAATGGTGTAGCAGTAGAGGCAGGTTATATCCCGGTAAACGACGCCATTTTTATTGAAGACGCAGACGGAGCTGCTGCCTATGTAAATATTCTTGCAGTGCAGGCTGAAGACCAGGACAATGAGACACTTCAGCGTATTGCCGAGCTCTATCATGAAGAAGATACTCAGGAGTTTATCATCGACCTGTATGAAAATTCACTTCTGCCGACATTTATTGATGATATGGATGAATTAAGAGAGTATTAA
- a CDS encoding acyl-CoA dehydrogenase family protein, protein MAIARVVPVFQKAEELARAFSERAAYYDENNLFPTENFNDLKEAGFLSLTVPKKYGGEGFGLKEFLEFQEVIAAGDGATALSVGWHLGVILEAAEKNNWRGAAFETLCKKVVQDQVLINQAATEHATGSPSRGGLPTTLAVKKDGGWILHGTKSFTSMATALDYSVVTARIDQTDTKGTFLVDHRLQGISVKETWDTISMRATKSDDLCLNDVYVREEDLLFTHKKNPVPEGWYLQVPAVYLGIAAAARNEAVHFASQFRPSTLPGPICETPEIQQKTGEMDAELFTCRQVLYRTVEKWEQEPAGRKRAASDLAATKYIVTNSANRIVDLAMRIAGARSLARKSPLQRYFRDVRAGLHNPPSDDIVLRSIGKRAFT, encoded by the coding sequence ATGGCTATTGCACGTGTTGTGCCTGTTTTCCAAAAGGCTGAAGAGCTTGCCCGGGCTTTCAGTGAACGTGCTGCTTATTATGATGAGAACAATCTGTTCCCGACTGAGAACTTCAATGACTTGAAGGAAGCCGGTTTTCTGTCATTGACTGTACCTAAAAAATATGGCGGTGAAGGCTTTGGACTCAAGGAATTTCTGGAGTTTCAGGAGGTGATCGCTGCCGGGGACGGGGCGACTGCGTTGTCTGTCGGCTGGCACCTGGGTGTGATCCTTGAAGCGGCGGAGAAGAATAACTGGCGGGGAGCGGCCTTTGAAACGCTATGTAAAAAGGTGGTGCAGGATCAGGTTCTTATCAACCAGGCAGCGACAGAGCACGCAACAGGAAGCCCTTCCAGAGGGGGATTGCCGACTACCCTTGCTGTAAAAAAAGACGGAGGCTGGATTTTGCACGGAACAAAGTCGTTTACCTCCATGGCCACTGCTCTCGATTACTCCGTTGTTACCGCACGGATTGACCAGACCGATACTAAAGGGACCTTTCTCGTCGATCACCGTCTGCAGGGGATCAGTGTCAAAGAAACATGGGATACGATTTCAATGCGAGCTACAAAGAGTGATGACTTGTGTCTCAATGATGTGTATGTGAGAGAAGAGGACCTTCTTTTTACACACAAGAAAAACCCGGTCCCTGAAGGGTGGTATCTGCAGGTACCGGCTGTCTATCTTGGGATAGCAGCAGCGGCAAGAAATGAAGCTGTTCACTTTGCCAGTCAGTTCAGACCCTCAACGCTGCCGGGTCCGATCTGTGAGACACCGGAGATACAGCAGAAAACAGGAGAAATGGATGCAGAGCTGTTTACCTGCCGACAGGTACTGTACCGCACCGTTGAAAAATGGGAGCAGGAACCTGCCGGGCGGAAACGGGCAGCTTCGGATCTTGCCGCCACAAAGTACATCGTCACCAACAGTGCCAACCGCATCGTTGACCTGGCGATGAGGATTGCCGGTGCCCGCAGCCTAGCAAGAAAGAGTCCTCTTCAACGGTATTTTCGGGATGTACGTGCCGGTCTTCATAATCCTCCATCCGATGATATCGTCCTCCGTTCAATAGGAAAAAGAGCGTTTACTTAA
- a CDS encoding MetQ/NlpA family ABC transporter substrate-binding protein: MTRPQTGLFALVFSGVAVLTACGANEGASGLEKQELVLGGTVPYTEMLEWAVKPELEELGYEVSIVEFSDYVHPNLSLDDGSIDANLFQHEVYLNAFTEDRDMDLSLVIPVPTAPIGLYSDRFESLDDIEEGITVGVANDPTNLSRGLTVLRDAGLIEISEDADPIRSSPEDVTSNPLNLQFKEIEAGQLPRSLESLDLAAVNGNFALSAGMDLDDALIVDNMPPEIQNQIVVRTEDTDEPFVEDIKKAIESDHFRQVIEEDFEGFNYPGWMKE, translated from the coding sequence ATGACCAGACCACAGACAGGATTATTTGCTTTGGTATTTTCCGGAGTGGCTGTACTAACGGCATGCGGGGCCAATGAAGGTGCCTCCGGACTGGAAAAACAGGAGCTTGTACTTGGGGGAACCGTTCCCTATACAGAAATGCTTGAGTGGGCGGTCAAGCCTGAGCTTGAGGAGCTTGGATACGAGGTGAGTATCGTGGAGTTCAGTGATTATGTCCACCCGAATCTCTCTCTTGATGACGGTTCAATTGATGCAAACCTGTTTCAGCATGAAGTGTATTTGAATGCTTTTACAGAAGACCGTGATATGGACTTATCCCTTGTCATCCCGGTTCCAACAGCACCGATCGGCCTCTACTCTGATCGCTTTGAATCACTGGATGATATTGAAGAAGGCATTACTGTCGGTGTTGCGAATGATCCGACCAACCTCTCAAGAGGGCTGACCGTGTTACGCGATGCCGGACTGATTGAAATCAGTGAAGATGCGGACCCGATCCGGTCCTCTCCTGAGGATGTGACGAGCAATCCTCTCAATCTGCAGTTTAAGGAAATTGAAGCAGGGCAGCTCCCTCGGTCTCTTGAGTCACTGGATCTTGCAGCAGTAAACGGGAATTTCGCCCTGTCAGCCGGCATGGATTTGGATGACGCTCTGATCGTTGACAACATGCCGCCTGAAATACAGAACCAGATTGTTGTACGCACCGAAGACACTGACGAGCCTTTTGTAGAGGATATTAAAAAAGCGATAGAATCCGACCACTTCAGACAGGTGATCGAAGAGGATTTCGAAGGGTTCAACTATCCCGGCTGGATGAAAGAATAA